The proteins below come from a single Strix uralensis isolate ZFMK-TIS-50842 chromosome 8, bStrUra1, whole genome shotgun sequence genomic window:
- the NSUN4 gene encoding 5-cytosine rRNA methyltransferase NSUN4 has translation MAALGGRGTAAAALLRRGPPPGLGPGPRRYRYKEKWAATTPRIPSTRLALHHFDVNYSLQLKELWPSVRAGLLCEQKYGALLNNFSSLDYVTQELELLNATDFVSEACKKVQQSQQGAAVEEAGRGESRSQEGFGEGTTVTQAETMIQAEMSPPHRASISSNIKCYTFPRGDITRFRPARPDILGLLNYYLMDAASLLPVLALNVQPGDFVLDLCAAPGGKTLALLQTGACGHLAANDISISRAKRLHQILRSYVPTEIREAVSVTSCDGRDWGQLGGGTFHKVLVDVPCTTDRHSVMEEDNNIFHKRRTKERQMLPMLQLQLLMAGILATKPGGEVVYSTCSLSPLQNEHVIERAVEIAETQFNISMHVEDLSHFRTLFQDTFSFFSDCRLGELVLPHLTANFGPMYFCKLCRV, from the exons gctGCCACGACCCCCCGCATCCCATCCACGCGGCTGGCCCTGCACCACTTCGACGTGAACTACAGCCTgcagctgaaggagctgtggcCCTCTGTCCGCGCCGGCCTGCTCTGCGAGCAGAAGTACGGTGCCCTCCTCAACAACTTCTCTTCTCTCGACTACGTCACCCAAGAGCTGGAGCTGCTGAATGCTACCGATTTTGTTTCCGAAGCCTGCAAAAAGGTGCAGCAATCGCAGCAGGGTGCAGCTGTGGAGGAAGCggggagaggggaaagcaggTCCCAGGAGGGGTTTGGCGAGGGCACGACAGTGACGCAGGCAGAGACGATGATACAGGCAGAGATGTCACCACCGCATCGTGCCTCCATCAGCTCCAACATCAAGTGTTACACCTTCCCCAGGGGCGACATCACGCGCTTTCGCCCTGCACG GCCAGACATTCTGGGGCTCCTCAACTATTATCTCATGGACGCAGCATCTCTCCTGCCCGTCCTGGCGCTCAACGTGCAGCCGGGTGACTTTGTCCTCGACCTCTGTGCGGCTCCAGGTGGCAAGactctggctctgctgcagacTGGGGCTTGTG GGCATCTGGCAGCCAATGACATCTCCATTTCCCGGGCAAAGAGGCTGCACCAGATTCTCCGTAGCTACGTTCCCACAGAAATCAGGGAAGCTGTGAGTGTCACATCCTGCGATGGAAGGGACTGGGGACAGCTGGGAGGTGGCACTTTCCATAAG gtCCTGGTAGATGTGCCCTGCACAACGGACAGGCACTCTGTCATGGAGGAGGACAACAACATCTTCCACAAGAGACGAACCAAGGAGCGTCAGATGTTGcccatgctgcagctgcagctgctgat GGCTGGGATCCTCGCTACCAAGCCGGGAGGAGAGGTTGTCTATTCCACGTGCTCCCTCTCCCCGCTGCAGAATGAGCACGTCATCGAGAGAGCGGTAGAAATTGCAGAAACCCAGTTTAACATCAGTATGCATGTTGAGGACTTGAGCCACTTTCGGACGCTCTTCCAGGACACGTTTTCCTTCTTCTCGGATTGCCGGCTAGGGGAGCTTGTTCTGCCACACCTCACAGCCAACTTTGGACCTATGTATTTCTGCAAATTATGTCGGGTGTAG